The following proteins are encoded in a genomic region of Synechococcus sp. CBW1002:
- a CDS encoding glycosyltransferase family 39 protein: MVLASSVSTPRPPLHRRAWFWWLTLLAIWLLATLWDRSWLAADHSIPDWDEADYLNSAVDHGRALGLLPGGGWPGWDGLLDLSPKIPPLASLVNGSIMALVGDRPDQAVGGLAVWHGLLLVVVACWGRQLVSPGFGLLAAALTALLPGLAELRLVFTLDLSLAATTTLALWLLGRWQAPQGGLWRQSLLAALAVAAAVLVKQSALLVLLGPCCWAALRGLGQPGRRLQALAALAVVLAVCLPWLHHNWITTIGGTNRAVIESAAAEGDPAVFSLTSLLWYPRLWPQQLGLPVLAIALIGGLVGLLPVLRDPQRRWQPLAALRRPVRQLPTGWPWLIGCSLSGWVLITLSPNKDPRYIAPLLPLLALLLARGWWSFGLALRQRGGPRLAAAALVAGLGSTAAAVAQPRTDAIARRQVSPLPQVMATLNRIQPGQPLTLLVLPGVSDLNDHTATFYGRLQGGQVLARSLGRNPADHALVLQRAEWLLLATGDQGHRRGVVRQLSRQVRQDGRFERVAQWPWSKGRQVELWRRTPSAPPVPPFDRSFIAMASGLADGPQGLARVFEAIGPQHQLDAHFLYQRRVEDWARQRLGRDPNDIEALWSLTLLAILQERPQQTEQWLARLERLLPDNPWPAAYRSAVLLIDWKPWPAGQVARTHPRHGQEPVLQGLADLAAVVGGDLTAIGSARRTLPQAYARIDQALKDPPGKAQSADAPPGQKP; this comes from the coding sequence TTGGTTCTGGCTTCCTCCGTCTCCACCCCCCGGCCGCCGCTGCACCGCAGGGCCTGGTTCTGGTGGCTCACCCTTCTGGCGATCTGGCTGTTGGCCACCCTGTGGGATCGCAGCTGGCTCGCGGCCGATCATTCCATCCCCGACTGGGACGAGGCCGACTACCTCAACAGCGCAGTGGACCACGGCCGGGCCCTCGGGTTGTTGCCTGGCGGTGGCTGGCCGGGCTGGGACGGGTTGCTGGATCTCTCCCCCAAGATTCCACCCCTGGCCTCCCTGGTGAACGGCAGCATCATGGCCCTGGTGGGGGATCGGCCGGATCAGGCGGTCGGCGGCCTGGCGGTGTGGCACGGCCTGTTGCTGGTGGTGGTGGCCTGCTGGGGGCGGCAGCTGGTGTCGCCCGGCTTCGGGTTGCTGGCCGCGGCCCTCACCGCCCTGCTGCCCGGCCTGGCTGAGTTGCGCCTGGTCTTCACCCTCGATCTGTCCCTGGCCGCCACCACGACTTTGGCTCTGTGGCTGCTGGGTCGTTGGCAGGCGCCCCAGGGGGGGCTGTGGCGCCAGAGCCTGCTGGCGGCCTTGGCGGTGGCCGCGGCAGTGCTGGTCAAGCAGAGCGCCCTGCTGGTGCTGCTCGGGCCCTGCTGCTGGGCGGCGTTGCGCGGACTGGGCCAGCCCGGACGGCGGCTGCAGGCGCTGGCGGCGCTGGCGGTGGTGCTGGCGGTCTGTCTCCCCTGGCTGCACCACAACTGGATCACCACGATCGGTGGCACCAACCGGGCCGTGATCGAGTCGGCGGCGGCGGAGGGGGATCCGGCCGTCTTCAGCCTGACAAGCCTGCTCTGGTATCCGCGGCTCTGGCCCCAGCAGCTGGGACTGCCCGTGCTGGCCATCGCCCTGATCGGTGGGCTGGTCGGCCTGCTGCCGGTGCTGCGCGATCCCCAGCGCCGTTGGCAACCCCTTGCGGCTCTGCGGCGACCCGTGCGCCAACTGCCGACGGGATGGCCATGGCTGATCGGCTGCAGCCTGTCTGGCTGGGTGCTGATCACCCTCAGCCCCAACAAGGATCCCCGCTACATCGCGCCACTGCTGCCGCTGCTGGCCCTGCTGCTGGCCCGTGGCTGGTGGAGCTTCGGCCTGGCCCTGAGACAGCGGGGCGGCCCGCGGCTGGCGGCCGCGGCTCTGGTCGCCGGCCTCGGCTCCACCGCCGCCGCCGTTGCCCAGCCTCGGACAGACGCGATCGCCCGGCGCCAGGTGTCGCCGTTGCCGCAGGTGATGGCCACGCTCAACCGGATCCAGCCGGGGCAGCCGCTCACCCTGCTGGTGCTGCCGGGCGTGAGCGATCTCAACGACCACACCGCCACCTTCTACGGCCGTCTGCAGGGAGGCCAGGTGCTGGCCCGCAGCCTCGGCCGCAACCCCGCCGACCATGCGCTGGTGCTGCAGCGGGCCGAGTGGCTGCTGCTGGCCACGGGCGATCAGGGTCACCGCCGCGGCGTGGTGCGTCAGCTCAGCAGGCAGGTGCGTCAGGACGGTCGCTTCGAGCGGGTGGCCCAGTGGCCCTGGAGCAAGGGGCGCCAGGTTGAGCTGTGGCGCCGAACCCCCAGCGCACCGCCGGTGCCGCCCTTCGATCGCAGCTTCATCGCGATGGCGTCGGGACTCGCCGATGGCCCGCAGGGGCTGGCGCGGGTGTTCGAGGCGATCGGGCCCCAGCACCAGCTCGATGCCCATTTCCTCTACCAGCGCCGGGTCGAAGACTGGGCCCGGCAGCGCCTTGGCCGCGATCCCAACGACATCGAGGCCCTCTGGAGCCTCACCCTGCTCGCGATCCTGCAGGAGCGGCCGCAGCAGACGGAGCAGTGGCTGGCGCGGCTGGAGCGGCTGCTGCCGGACAACCCCTGGCCCGCCGCCTACCGCAGTGCCGTGTTGCTGATCGACTGGAAGCCCTGGCCGGCGGGCCAGGTGGCCCGCACCCATCCCCGCCACGGCCAGGAGCCGGTGCTGCAGGGCCTCGCAGACCTGGCGGCTGTAGTGGGTGGCGATCTCACGGCGATCGGCTCGGCCCGCCGCACGCTGCCGCAGGCCTATGCCCGCATTGATCAGGCTCTCAAGGACCCCCCAGGCAAGGCTCAATCGGCCGACGCACCCCCTGGCCAGAAGCCATGA
- a CDS encoding cysteine hydrolase family protein — MAPSPLNSRPPVPDRALRAGQRALLLVDLQNGTCGPELMERRPAFLERFQARTLPCLERTLALARNQGIEVIHTVIANLTRDGRDRSLDYQRCGMGFAPGSREAQVIRPLTPDPDEIVLPKSSSSPFSSTVLDYLLRNLGVRELIVAGLLTDQCIDHTVKDAADRGYQVICLTDACQAETPERHEAALACFQGYGRQCSVAEWAVSLGEA; from the coding sequence ATGGCCCCTTCGCCCCTGAACTCCAGGCCGCCGGTTCCTGACCGCGCACTCAGGGCCGGCCAGCGGGCCCTGCTGCTGGTGGATCTCCAGAACGGCACCTGCGGTCCCGAGCTGATGGAGCGGCGACCGGCCTTCCTGGAGCGCTTCCAGGCCAGAACGCTGCCATGCCTGGAGCGGACCCTGGCCCTGGCCCGGAACCAGGGCATCGAGGTGATTCACACGGTGATCGCCAACCTCACCCGCGATGGCCGCGACCGCAGCCTTGATTACCAGCGCTGCGGCATGGGCTTTGCGCCAGGTTCCAGGGAGGCACAGGTGATCAGGCCTCTCACCCCTGATCCTGACGAGATCGTGCTGCCGAAAAGCTCCTCCTCCCCGTTCTCCTCCACGGTGCTCGACTATCTGCTGCGCAACCTCGGCGTGCGCGAGCTGATCGTGGCCGGTCTGCTCACCGATCAGTGCATTGACCACACCGTCAAGGACGCGGCCGATCGCGGCTACCAGGTGATCTGTCTGACCGATGCCTGCCAGGCGGAAACACCCGAACGCCATGAGGCCGCCCTGGCCTGTTTCCAGGGCTACGGCCGCCAGTGCAGCGTGGCGGAGTGGGCGGTGTCGCTGGGGGAGGCTTGA